Below is a genomic region from Leucoraja erinacea ecotype New England unplaced genomic scaffold, Leri_hhj_1 Leri_55S, whole genome shotgun sequence.
gacagtcagaacatttgtttcagaatggaaaAGTCAAAGACTTAATGGAAACTTTAAtgcaagtttaaatgagatgagtggggcaagtttatttacacaaagggttgtgtgtgcatggaacgcattgccaggggtggcggtggaggcagacaccATAGTGGCGTTTAGgcggcttttagatcggcacatggacgtggagggaatggagggatatggatcacgtgcaggcagaagtgATTGGTTTCACAACACAATATTTGGTACAGACACTGTGGTTTTGAAGGGATCTTTCATTTCCCTTGCAcctgacctcccaaagtgtaacacctcgcACTTGCTCAGACTAAACCCCAGCTGCCTTTTCCGCTGCTTTCTGTAGGTGCTCCCGTGTGGGACAGCTCTGTTCTCAAACAGTGATGTTTCACGGTATATTTCGCGGCAAGACTTACAGCGAACAGATAATGTCACAGTCAAGTTGATCACATCCGTGAAGGTTTTGTGCGTGACAAGGCAGGTGACGTTCTTGCCATCGTCCACACTGGTGGGTCGCAGTCTGTATTGGCTGACTACAGTTACCGTCCCGTCCGCATGTCCAGTCTCCGTGACGGTGACTTTTCCTGCATCGCTCCCACTCCAAGCCACCTGTGCTGCCGGTTTGCCACTGGCCGCTGTACAGTTAGCGACGGGAACTTCTGACAACGAGGCGTCCACTGGGACCGAGATCGCCTCAGTCAAAGGCCTCGCTAGGACAGAAGAATGGCATCGAGTAACTAACTGAGCAGTTTAACCCACTCTGCAACTACCATGTAAATTCTCCGCTTCCCTTCAGGGCACCTTTGTGAACCTTCCACCTGTATATCTTATATCTTTCCCCAGAATGGGAACATCAAAGGTCATTagatagaattagaattagaagagaagaaaacggaaagtgaggcagcaacaaccataggccgatctgccatctggaattacatgtcctgaatgtcgaagagctatcaaagccaggattggactcataacccacctgagagtccatacaAACAACAGCACGCAGACCATCACCCTCTACCTCCAGGGATAGCCACGGCcacgatggaaatgtcaaagactagatggtATAATTAAGGTGCGAAAGGAAAAGTGTAAAAGAGATGTCCGGGCAATATTTTGTTTAATGCAGACGATAGCAAGTGCCTGGAACTGGTGGTGGTGAAGGCTGAGATCATAGTGGTTGATGAGCctgttggatagacacatggacttGTGGGAAGTGCAGGGATGTGATTATATTCAGGCAGatatgagttggtcttggcatcatgttgagggccgaagggccagtgcaTGACCTGTacttgtctatgttctatgtaaatgcTCATGAGCGCTGATGAGGTTGAGGAATACTTGCACTTTCTGCAACATTTCGTCAAACCAGCCAATCCACAGTGGATTCGACATTTTTGTAAAGTTCCCTTCCTGTTAAAAGATGGACCATGAAGGGAAGCGGTCTGTGCGTTTATACATGGCCGATGTGAGTGAGCATTGCTAGAATAACACAGCACGGCCTCTGGACAGCCATCATCCACCCATCCACAGCAGTCGCCCCCACATCCCACCAacgcacccacaccccacccacacctcatccactcaccacccccccccacctacacacacaccgcacccctcaccacccacacttccacccacaccccacccacccccgccctacgcacacctcacccacacaccacccacccacgCCCATGCACACCTCACCCACACCTCAcccactcaccaccccccccccaccccacacacccccccacactcccacacccacaccccccccaccccacacaccccaccaacgcacacacaccccaccaacgcccccacaccccccaccacgcCTCCACATCCCACCAACGCCTCCACACCCCACCAACGCCCCCACACCCCACCAacgcacccccacccccaccaacgcCTCCACACCCCACCAACGCACCCACACCCCaccaaccacacacaccccaccaacacacacacacaccccaccaacgcacacacaccccaccaccgcCTCCACACCCCACCAAcgcaccacacaccccaccaacGCCCCCACACCCCACCAACGCCTCCACATCCCACCAACGCCCCCACATCCCACCAACGCCCCCACATCCCACCAACGCCTCCACACCCCACCAACGCCCCCACACCCCaccaacgcacacacaccccaccaacgCCTCCACACCCCACCAACACCCCCACCGTGTTGGAAACAAAGGAGTGGTTTGATATTGAGGAGTCAATGTTGCATTATAATGGAGTTCCCCGGATCGAGTTAGTTTTGGAGAAGTGAAAGCCCGGAGCCCACTGTATTCTCTGTCCCGTGAGCCCAGTCAGTGCGGTGACCGAGCTCCGGTGACGCTGGTCCTTACCCAGAACCGTCAGCCGTGTTTGGGACTCGTGCTTTCCGCTGGGGAACATGTTCACCTCACAGCTGTAAACACCTTGGTCGGGCAGCTGTAAGGGCTTGATGCTCAGCGTGTAGTTAGGAGCCGTTACGTTGGTGAGCGTCACCCTGTCGATGGCAGCGGGGTAACTGGTGCCGAGTCGCGGGTTGTAAACGGCCAAGTTCACGTTGCCCTGCTCAGCTCGCTTCAACCAGGTCACCTGCACCAACCTTACGTTCCCCGCGTTGTAGGACAAGTAACACGGCAGCCTGACCTCATCCCCAGCGGTTCCAGTTATCAAATCCTCCACTTGAACGATTTGGGCGGCCAGAACTGAGGAAAAtagtttgttttttaaattaattgattGCTAAAAACATGAATCAGTTGCTATCCAACCAGGTcgactttaagaaacagttagacaggtaaacatagaaacatagaaacatagaaattaggtgcaggagtaggccattcggcccttcgagcctgcaccgccattcaatatgatcatggctgatcatccaactcagtatcccgtacctgccttttctccatacccctgatcagCATCTTAGCCACAAGGATATGCCACGATAAGCGACGTCGCCAGTGTGGGCAAAGTATGGGCCTCAAGGGTTGACCCTCACTCACACTTTAACGTGTGAGAGAGTTCTGAACCTATTGTGAAACTCTCTGTGttgaaaaaatgttcttctcatctcgttttaaaggatttcccctttatcccttAAGCGTTGACCCATTGTACcgatggacttccctaacatcgggaagcccatcttcctgcatctagctgtctCCAACCCCTTATCTcagtttttgtaagtttctataagatcctctggctcaatcttctaaactctagagagtagcTTCCAAGTATATCCGGACCTGcatcttcttcataagacagtcctgacatcccacaaTCACCTCGGTGAACCGTCTCAGAATGCacgtttccctccacaaatggcaATAAGTTCCTTCTTTTATTCAGAATTCAACACATTTACCGGACATGGTGTCTCCATGGAACGCAGACTGCTCAGAGGAATAGGGTTAAACAGAGACTGGGCCGGTCTGGCGGCACCCGGGGCTGTACTCGCCGGTGTTCAGCAAGAATAAGGGGCCtgttagcaacatagaaacatagaaattaggtgcaggggtaacaGCGGGTCGAGACAGCATCTCATGGAATATGATATGGTGACGATCCAAGCTCAgtcgccagtgtgggcaagttggggcccaTACCCTCTGGGCtgaaccacaagggccacatctaactcccacactTTAACGTTGcaaaaactggcctcaactacctgtgaaACGtgcgagttccagagattcacgactGAAACGTGAAAAAATCATTCCTCGAGACGGCTGCTGATTTCTGAATATCCTTAAGATGGACCCCTTGTGCTGACTCCCCCCAGTCTTGcacatcaatcttcctgcatctagcctgtccaaccccttaagaattttgtaagtttctataagaccccctctcaatctcctaaattcaagagagtataaaccaagtctatccagtctttcttcataagacagtcctgacatgccaggaatcagtctggtgaaccttctctgcactccctctatggcaataatgtcctttctcagatttggagaccaaaactgtacgcaatactccagttgtggtctcaccaagaccctgtacaacttcagtagaacctcccagaaTTCAACACGTACCGTTCATGGTGTCTCCATGAACGCAGACTGCTCACTGAGAGAAGCGGGTTAAACAGAGACTGGTCTGTCGGCACCCGGGTCTGTACTCGCCGGTGTTCCGAAGGGGagctcattgaaagatacagaatagtgaaaggctttgattgagtggatgtggcgaagatgtttctactagtgggaaagtctaggatcagaggtcatagcctcagaattaaaggaaggagatggggagagatttatttaatcagtgggtggtgaatctgtggaattattagcaacagaaggctgtgggggccaagtcagtggatatttttaaggcagagattgacagactcttgattagtaccaatgtcagaggatatgggtagaaggcaggaggatggggctaggagggagagatagatcagccatcattgaatggcggagtaaacgtgatgggccgaatggcctaattctgctccttacacTTGACCTTATGAACAGCGAGCATTTGATCCGTATGTTCAGGGCAGTCTTTGTTTCTCCATTGTCTGGGAATAAATCTGGAAATAATGTAATGAGtagaaaggaacggcagatgctaatttataacgaagatggacacaaagtgctggagtaactcagcgggacacgcagtatctctggagaaaatggatgggtgacattttggatcatgaccattctttagactgaaagtagaggggaggggactggaggtaagaaaaggccgaaCAAAGCAGCCTGGCAAaggatgaggttgctttggcaagtaaggtgaaagtaaatccaaagggtttctacagcta
It encodes:
- the LOC129694155 gene encoding nectin-1-like encodes the protein METPCPQSINLKNKLFSSVLAAQIVQVEDLITGTAGDEVRLPCYLSYNAGNVRLVQVTWLKRAEQGNVNLAVYNPRLGTSYPAAIDRVTLTNVTAPNYTLSIKPLQLPDQGVYSCEVNMFPSGKHESQTRLTVLARPLTEAISVPVDASLSEVPVANCTAASGKPAAQVAWSGSDAGKVTVTETGHADGTVTVVSQYRLRPTSVDDGKNVTCLVTHKTFTDVINLTVTLSVRYPPEVTIAGYDGNWYVGSSGHRLACLAKASPPVTSCRWTLSTGPLPPNVETKGDCLLITHVDYSLNGTWVCEATNALGKGSGKVTVVVKEAVSTSAGAAFATTVIYITVGALVSVLLVVVAVTIAMMKRSRRRVDGTKEKANSCPEKSGEFVIHATLNFKVSDCARPSSRENNNHEATVYADVHID